The Virgibacillus sp. MSP4-1 genome has a segment encoding these proteins:
- a CDS encoding FliA/WhiG family RNA polymerase sigma factor: MKQQEAPDLQSLWNKWQQHRDEDAGNELVAQYMPLVDYHVRRISAHLPGNVSRQEVKSLGLLGLVDAIEKFDYNRDLKFDTYASFRVRGAIMDGLRREDWLPRTVREKSKKIDAVAEDLEQVLGREPEPEEIADKMGISSQEVLTIMKDTLYANTLSIEEKSNDEDGQHTEGIGYMIPDEKESPPEDQLIDQEKIGELSEAIKTLNEKEQMVISLFYHEELTLTEIGEVLELSTSRISQIHSRAVFKLRKVLLQVID; encoded by the coding sequence ATGAAGCAGCAGGAGGCTCCCGATTTACAGTCATTATGGAATAAGTGGCAACAACATAGAGATGAGGACGCGGGGAACGAACTTGTTGCCCAATACATGCCTTTAGTCGATTATCACGTAAGAAGAATTTCTGCCCATTTGCCTGGAAATGTCAGTCGGCAGGAAGTGAAAAGTCTCGGGTTATTAGGATTGGTGGATGCTATTGAGAAGTTTGACTATAACAGAGACTTGAAATTTGATACCTATGCGTCTTTCCGGGTTCGTGGCGCTATCATGGATGGATTAAGAAGAGAGGATTGGCTTCCACGAACAGTCCGTGAGAAATCAAAAAAAATAGATGCTGTTGCAGAAGATTTGGAGCAGGTGCTGGGCAGAGAACCTGAGCCTGAAGAAATTGCGGATAAGATGGGAATCTCCAGTCAGGAAGTATTAACAATCATGAAAGATACCCTTTATGCAAATACCTTATCCATTGAGGAAAAATCAAATGATGAGGATGGCCAGCACACAGAAGGTATTGGTTACATGATTCCGGATGAAAAGGAGTCCCCGCCAGAGGATCAGCTTATTGACCAGGAAAAAATTGGTGAATTAAGTGAGGCAATTAAAACTTTAAATGAAAAGGAACAAATGGTCATTAGTCTATTTTATCATGAGGAATTAACTTTAACTGAAATAGGAGAGGTATTAGAGCTTTCAACATCAAGAATTTCACAAATCCACAGCCGTGCAGTTTTTAAGCTCAGAAAGGTCCTTTTACAAGTCATTGACTAA
- the rpsB gene encoding 30S ribosomal protein S2 — translation MSVISMKQLLEAGVHFGHQTRRWNPKMKKYIFTERNGIYIIDLQKTVKKVEEAYEYVKNVAADGGTVLFVGTKKQAQDTVREEAARSGMFYVNQRWLGGTLTNFETIRKRIQRLKDIERMEEDGTFDVLPKKEVVMIKKEQDRLEKFLGGIKDMEGIPDVLFVIDPRKERIAIAEAHKLNIPIVAMVDTNCDPDEVDYVIPANDDAIRAVKLLTGKMADAILEARQGETSEEVAEEEEAQPVEE, via the coding sequence ATGTCAGTAATTTCAATGAAACAACTTTTAGAGGCTGGTGTACATTTCGGTCACCAAACTCGCCGTTGGAATCCAAAAATGAAGAAGTATATCTTCACAGAGAGAAACGGCATTTATATTATTGACCTTCAAAAAACAGTTAAGAAGGTTGAAGAAGCATACGAATACGTGAAGAATGTAGCTGCTGATGGAGGTACTGTTCTATTTGTAGGTACTAAGAAGCAGGCACAGGATACGGTTCGTGAAGAAGCAGCGCGTTCCGGTATGTTTTACGTAAACCAGCGCTGGTTAGGTGGTACGTTAACGAACTTTGAAACGATTCGCAAACGTATCCAGCGTCTTAAAGATATTGAGCGCATGGAAGAGGATGGTACTTTTGATGTTCTTCCTAAAAAAGAAGTTGTTATGATTAAGAAGGAACAAGATCGCCTTGAAAAATTCCTTGGCGGTATTAAAGATATGGAAGGAATTCCTGATGTGCTATTTGTTATTGACCCTCGTAAAGAGCGTATTGCAATAGCTGAAGCACATAAATTAAACATTCCAATTGTAGCAATGGTTGATACGAATTGTGATCCGGATGAGGTGGATTATGTTATCCCGGCAAACGATGATGCAATTCGTGCTGTAAAACTTCTTACCGGAAAAATGGCTGATGCAATTCTTGAAGCTCGTCAAGGTGAAACAAGCGAAGAAGTAGCAGAAGAAGAAGAAGCACAACCAGTAGAAGAGTAA
- the tsf gene encoding translation elongation factor Ts: MAVTAKMVKELREKTGAGMMDCKKALTETEGDMEKAVEFLREKGIAKAAKKADRIAAEGSTYIEVDGNTAVIFEVNAETDFVAKNDQFKNLLSDLGKHLVKQKPATVEEALQQKLHGEGETLESYITDAIAKIGEKISLRRFTVAEKTDNDAFGAYLHMGGRIGVLTVLEGTTDESVAKDVAMHVAAVNPKYLSRDNVPKEEVDSEREVLKQQSLNEGKPEHIVEKMVEGRLGKFFQGICLLEQEFVKDPDQTVKKFVESNNAAVKQFVRYEVGEGMEKREENFADEVMGQVKK, from the coding sequence ATGGCTGTAACAGCAAAAATGGTAAAAGAGTTACGTGAAAAAACAGGTGCAGGGATGATGGACTGCAAAAAAGCACTAACAGAAACTGAGGGCGACATGGAAAAAGCAGTTGAATTTCTTCGTGAGAAAGGTATTGCAAAAGCGGCGAAGAAAGCTGATCGTATTGCTGCAGAAGGATCTACATACATCGAGGTGGATGGAAATACTGCTGTAATTTTTGAAGTGAATGCTGAAACAGACTTTGTTGCAAAAAATGATCAGTTTAAAAATCTTTTATCTGACCTTGGAAAACACCTTGTAAAACAAAAGCCTGCAACCGTTGAAGAGGCCCTTCAGCAAAAATTACATGGTGAAGGCGAAACTTTAGAATCCTACATTACAGATGCGATTGCAAAAATTGGGGAGAAAATTTCTCTTCGCCGTTTCACAGTAGCCGAAAAAACAGACAATGATGCATTTGGTGCTTATCTTCATATGGGCGGACGAATTGGTGTACTAACGGTTCTTGAGGGAACAACAGATGAATCCGTTGCTAAAGATGTTGCTATGCACGTAGCTGCTGTAAATCCTAAGTACTTATCCCGTGATAATGTACCTAAGGAAGAAGTGGATAGTGAGCGCGAGGTGCTTAAGCAGCAGTCCCTGAATGAAGGGAAACCAGAGCATATTGTTGAAAAAATGGTAGAAGGACGTCTCGGTAAATTCTTCCAGGGCATCTGTCTTCTTGAACAGGAATTTGTAAAAGACCCTGATCAAACCGTTAAGAAATTTGTGGAATCCAACAATGCTGCTGTAAAACAATTTGTACGCTATGAAGTAGGAGAAGGAATGGAAAAACGTGAAGAAAACTTCGCTGATGAAGTTATGGGTCAAGTTAAAAAATAA
- a CDS encoding DUF342 domain-containing protein produces MVSVNSAKDWFRISVTEDQMEAYLELRGDFERDFERDEITIGDLQELFEESKITFGQLDEQINRITENPSLVTFPCLIAAGQPVEHGKDGRVDFFINLQSDLSIEEKEQLDFREVMKIPKVTGGEPILKMIPPTEGHSGLNVFGDEVKPQEGKTARVKAGKNTKWASEDILIATMDGQVSLANRSIQVLPTYEVNHDVDLRSGNIDFNGSVVIHGDIPSGFTVKAKGDIHVMGLVESAVLEAGGSIFIQKGISAVHKGMVRSGLDVHTKYINQGNVEAGRNIFVEQSILLSQCTARETIFCQSGSIIGGHLSAGQQIYVKDLGNRLEAETNIYLGENKDHLETLHHLEIRLTELNSTMNKLKQLGEKLNKIASLRGELTSNEKETLLKQEKSLRAATSEYLEIKKQLSEKKEKDVDFSQPVLYIHGILYPNSKVNFGKYQKNFMNQSRNVKIKLEDSEIKISPFH; encoded by the coding sequence ATGGTATCAGTGAATTCAGCAAAGGATTGGTTCAGGATAAGTGTTACAGAGGATCAAATGGAAGCTTATCTTGAATTAAGAGGGGATTTTGAAAGAGATTTTGAAAGAGACGAGATCACGATTGGGGATCTACAGGAGCTATTTGAAGAAAGTAAAATTACTTTCGGTCAACTTGATGAACAAATAAACAGAATTACGGAAAATCCATCCTTAGTCACATTTCCCTGTTTGATTGCAGCTGGACAACCAGTTGAACACGGAAAGGATGGCAGGGTGGATTTTTTCATAAATTTGCAATCAGACCTTTCGATTGAGGAAAAGGAACAGCTGGATTTCCGGGAAGTTATGAAAATTCCAAAGGTTACAGGCGGAGAACCGATTTTAAAGATGATTCCGCCAACAGAGGGACATTCAGGGTTAAACGTTTTCGGCGATGAAGTGAAGCCACAGGAAGGAAAGACTGCCCGTGTGAAGGCAGGTAAAAACACAAAATGGGCAAGCGAGGATATCCTTATAGCAACGATGGACGGTCAGGTCTCTCTTGCAAATCGTTCCATACAAGTATTACCGACATATGAGGTCAATCATGACGTTGATTTACGGTCCGGAAATATTGATTTTAACGGTTCAGTAGTAATACATGGTGATATTCCTTCAGGCTTTACCGTTAAAGCAAAGGGCGATATTCACGTTATGGGTTTAGTTGAAAGTGCCGTATTAGAAGCTGGTGGCTCTATTTTTATACAAAAGGGAATATCAGCGGTTCATAAAGGTATGGTACGGTCAGGCCTGGATGTTCATACAAAATATATAAATCAGGGCAATGTGGAAGCCGGAAGAAACATTTTTGTTGAACAATCCATTTTGCTCAGCCAGTGTACAGCACGTGAAACCATCTTCTGTCAAAGTGGAAGTATCATTGGTGGCCATTTGTCTGCCGGACAGCAGATTTATGTGAAGGATCTTGGGAATCGCCTGGAAGCGGAAACAAATATATATTTAGGCGAAAATAAGGATCATTTAGAAACTTTGCATCATTTAGAGATTCGCTTAACGGAACTTAATAGTACCATGAATAAACTGAAACAACTAGGTGAAAAGCTGAATAAAATAGCATCTTTAAGAGGAGAATTAACCTCCAATGAAAAAGAGACTCTCCTGAAACAGGAAAAGTCCTTGCGCGCGGCAACATCAGAATATCTGGAAATAAAAAAACAGCTTTCGGAAAAGAAGGAAAAAGATGTTGATTTTTCCCAGCCTGTTCTTTATATTCATGGTATACTGTACCCAAACTCAAAAGTCAACTTTGGTAAATACCAGAAGAATTTCATGAATCAATCCAGAAATGTGAAAATAAAGTTAGAGGATTCCGAAATTAAGATTTCACCATTTCATTAA
- the pyrH gene encoding UMP kinase: MTSVQYNRIVLKLSGEALSGNAGYGLDPVIVKSIAQQVKEVAELGVEVAVVVGGGNIWRGKVGSEVGMDRATADYMGMLATVMNSLALQDSLENIGIPTRVQTSIEMRQVAEPYIRRKAMRHLEKKRVVIFAGGTGNPYFSTDTTAALRAAEIEANVILMAKNNVDGVYNADPVKNKDAKKYTKLSYLDILNEGLEVMDSTASSLCMDNDIPLIVFSITEEGNIKRVVQGENIGTIVRGKEK; this comes from the coding sequence ATGACATCAGTCCAGTATAATCGAATTGTACTTAAGTTAAGTGGAGAGGCTCTAAGTGGAAATGCCGGCTATGGACTTGATCCTGTTATTGTAAAATCAATTGCCCAGCAAGTAAAAGAAGTAGCAGAGCTTGGTGTGGAAGTCGCAGTTGTTGTAGGTGGCGGAAACATATGGCGTGGTAAAGTAGGCAGTGAAGTTGGTATGGACAGGGCTACCGCAGACTATATGGGGATGCTTGCAACGGTTATGAATTCACTGGCTTTACAGGATAGTCTCGAAAACATAGGGATTCCAACCAGAGTACAGACATCTATAGAAATGAGGCAGGTTGCCGAGCCATACATTAGGAGAAAAGCTATGCGTCATCTGGAGAAAAAACGTGTGGTAATCTTTGCAGGTGGTACAGGTAATCCGTACTTTTCAACAGATACAACGGCAGCATTGCGGGCTGCTGAAATTGAAGCCAATGTTATCTTAATGGCAAAAAATAATGTTGATGGGGTTTACAATGCTGACCCTGTAAAAAATAAGGATGCTAAAAAGTATACAAAGTTATCCTACTTAGATATTTTAAATGAAGGATTAGAAGTTATGGATTCAACAGCATCTTCACTCTGTATGGATAATGATATCCCGCTTATTGTGTTTTCTATTACAGAAGAAGGAAATATTAAACGTGTTGTTCAAGGAGAAAATATTGGAACTATTGTTAGGGGGAAAGAAAAATGA
- the frr gene encoding ribosome recycling factor yields the protein MSQAVIKETQEKMEKAKDAYQKQLATIRTGRANPSILDGVLVEYYGAMTPLNQLANVSAPEARLLVITPFDKSALGDMEKAIQKADLGLTPNNDGNLIRINIPALTEERRKELVKIVRKYAEEARVQIRNIRRDSNDQLKKMEKDGDLTEDELHGFQDDVQKETDKYIDTIDQLTKEKEDGILEV from the coding sequence ATGAGTCAAGCAGTCATTAAAGAAACCCAGGAGAAAATGGAAAAAGCAAAAGATGCCTATCAGAAACAATTAGCAACCATTCGTACAGGTCGCGCGAATCCTTCTATTTTAGATGGCGTACTAGTAGAATATTACGGTGCAATGACCCCATTGAACCAATTAGCAAATGTTTCAGCACCCGAGGCTCGTTTACTTGTAATTACTCCATTTGATAAAAGTGCATTAGGTGACATGGAAAAAGCCATTCAAAAAGCAGATTTAGGGTTAACTCCAAATAATGATGGGAATCTTATTCGTATTAATATTCCGGCATTAACAGAGGAACGCCGTAAGGAATTGGTAAAAATTGTCCGTAAATATGCCGAAGAAGCAAGAGTACAAATTCGTAATATTCGTCGTGACAGTAATGATCAACTGAAGAAAATGGAGAAAGATGGAGATCTTACAGAAGACGAACTGCATGGCTTTCAGGATGATGTTCAAAAAGAAACAGATAAATACATTGATACAATTGATCAATTAACAAAAGAAAAAGAAGATGGAATCCTGGAGGTTTAA